A region from the Motacilla alba alba isolate MOTALB_02 chromosome 10, Motacilla_alba_V1.0_pri, whole genome shotgun sequence genome encodes:
- the RASGRF1 gene encoding ras-specific guanine nucleotide-releasing factor 1 isoform X2, producing MQKGMRLNDGHVAHLGLLAKKDGARRGYLSKRSADNTKWHTKWFALLQNMLFYFETDSSSRPSGLYLLEGCVCDRAPSPKPPLSAKDSLEKQHYFTVNFNHENQKSLELRTEDAKDCDEWVAAIAHASYRNLATEHEALMQKYLHLLQIVETEKTVAKQLRQQIEDGEIEIERLKAEIASLLKDHERIQASQSSAPSDDDSDIKKIKKVQSFLRGWLCRRKWKTIIQDYIRSPHADSMRKRNQVVFSMLEAEAEYVQQLHILVNNFLRPLRMAASSKKPPITHDDVSSIFLNSETIMFLHQIFYQGLKARISSWPTLVLADLFDILLPMLNIYQEFVRNHQYSLQILAHCKQNRDFDKLLKHYEAKPDCEERTLETFLTYPMFQIPRYILTLHELLAHTPHEHVERNSLDYAKSKLEELSRIMHDEVSETENIRKNLAIERMIIEGCEILLDTSQTFVRQGSLIQVPMSEKGKITRGRLGSLSLRKEGERQCFLFSKHLIICTRGSGGKLHLTKNGVISLIDCTLVEEPESTDEDAKTGQDIDHLDFKIVVEPKDSSSFTVILVASSRQEKAAWTSDISQCVDNIRCNGLMMNAFEENSKVTVPQMIKSDASLYCDDVDIRFSKTMNSCKVLQIRYASVERLLERLTDLRFLSIDFLNTFLHSYRVFTTALVVLDKLITIYKKPISAIPARSLELLFANSQNNKLLYGEPPKSPRANRKFSSPPPLSISKSSSPSRRRKLSLNIPIITGGKALDLAALSCSSNGYAGVYSSMAPFSKTTLDINKLYVSSSYPNKIPDEGEAASEKHEESLPGKQSSEVSVREESDTDPNHSDEAEAEASPTKSPTTPKSIKCKNSSDFSLFSYNNGMVMTSCRDLDSTRSALSATSAFAIATAGANEGTPTKEKYRRMSLASAGFPTDQRNGDKEFVIRRAATNRVLNVLRHWVSKHSQDFETNEELKFRVIGFLEEVIHDPELLTQERKAAANIIRTLTQEDPGDNQITLEEVVQMAEGVKAEPFENHSALEIAEQLTLLDHLVFKKIPYEEFFGQGWMKLEKNERTPYIMKNTKHFNDVSNLIASEIIRNEEINARVSAIEKWVAVADICRCLHNYNAVLEITSSLNRSAIFRLKKTWLKVSKQTKALIDKLQKLVSSEGRFKNLREALKNCDPPCVPYLGMYLTDLAFIEEGTPNYTEDGLVNFSKMRMISHIIREIRQFQQTSYKIEHQPKVTQYLLDQSCVMDEESLYEASLRIEPKLPS from the exons ATGCAGAAGGGGATGCGGCTCAATGACGGGCACGTCGcccacctggggctgctggcgAAGAAGGACGGGGCCCGGCGCGGATACCTGAGCAAGCGGAGCGCCGACAACACGAAATGGCACACCAAGTGGTTCGCGCTGCTCCAGAACATGCTCTTCTACTTCGAGACCGACTCCAGCTCCCGGCCCTCGGGGCTCTACCTGCTCGAGGGCTGCGTCTGCGACCGCGCGCCCTCCCCCAAGCCCCCCCTCTCGGCTAAGGACTCCCTGGAGAAGCAG CACTACTTCACCGTTAACTTCAACCATGAGAACCAGAAGAGCCTGGAGCTGAGGACGGAGGACGCCAAGGACTGCGACGAGTGGGTGGCAGCCATAGCTCACGCCAG CTACAGGAACCTGGCGACGGAGCACGAGGCGCTGATGCAGAAGTACCTCCATCTCCTGCAGATCGTGGAGACGGAGAAGACTGTTGCCAAGCAACTCCGGCAGCAGATCGAGGACGGGGAGATCGAGATCGAGCGCCTCAAGGCCGAG ATCGCGTCCCTGCTCAAGGACCACGAGCGCATCcaggccagccagagcagcGCGCCCAGCGACGACGACAGCGACATCAAGAAGATCAAGAAG GTGCAGAGCTTCCtgcggggctggctgtgccGGAGGAAGTGGAAGACCATCATTCAGGACTACATCAGGTCCCCCCACGCCGACAGCATGCGCAAGAGGAACCAGGTGGTGTTCAGCATGCTGGAGGCCGAGGCCGAGTAcgtccagcagctccacatcctggTCAACAACTTCCTGCGGCCGCTGCGCATGGCCGCCAGCTCCAAGAAGCCGCCCATCACCCACGACGACgtcagcagcattttcctcaaCAG CGAAACAATCATGTTTTTGCACCAAATTTTCTACCAAGGCCTGAAGGCACGGATCTCCAGCTGGCCCACGCTGGTGCTGG CCGACCTGTTCGAcatcctgctgcccatgctgaaCATCTACCAGGAGTTTGTGCGGAACCACCAGTACAGCCTGCAGATCCTGGCGCACTGCAAGCAGAACCGCGACTTCGACAAGCTGCTCAAGCACTACGAGGCCAAGCCTGACTGCGAGGAGAGGACCCTGGAGACCTTCCTCACCTACCCCATGTTCCAG atCCCCAGGTACATCCTGACCCTGCACGAGCTGCTGGCTCACACGCCCCACGAGCACGTGGAGAGGAACAGCCTGGATTATGCCAAGTCCAAGCTGGAAGAGCTGTCCAG GATCATGCACGATGAAGTGAGCGAGACTGAAAACATTCGGAAAAACCTGGCAATAGAGAGGATGATCATCGAGGGCTGTGAGATCCTGCTGGACACCAGCCAGACCTTCGTCAGACAAG GCTCCCTGATCCAGGTGCCGATGTCGGAGAAGGGCAAGATCACGCGGGGCCGGCTGGGCTCGCTGTCGCTCAGGAAGGAGGGCGAGCGCCAGTGCTTCCTCTTCTCCAAGCACCTCATCATCTGCACCCGCGGCTCCGGGGGCAAGCTGCACCTCACCAAG AACGGCGTGATCTCCCTGATCGACTGCACGCTGGTGGAGGAGCCCGAGAGCACCGACGAGGACG CCAAAACAGGACAAGACATTGACCACCTCGACTTCAAAATCGTGGTGGAGCCGAAGGATTCCTCATCTTTCACCGTCATCCTCGTGGCCTCGTCCAGGCAGGAGAAGGCTGCGTGGACCAGTGACATCAGCCAG TGCGTGGACAACATCCGCTGCAACGGGCTGATGATGAACGCCTTCGAGGAGAACTCCAAGGTCACCGTGCCCCAGATGATCAA GTCTGATGCCAGCTTGTATTGTGATGATGTTGACATTAGGTTCAGTAAAACGATGAATTCCTGCAAGGTCCTGCAGATCCGCTATGCCAGTGTGGAGcggctgctggagaggctgaCGGACCTGCGCTTCCTGAGCATCGACTTCCTCAACACCTTCCTGCATTCCTACCGCGTCTTCACCACCGCCCTCGTCGTCCTCGACAAGCTCATCACCATCTACAAGAAGCCCATCAGCGCCATCCCTGCACG GTCCCTGGAGCTCCTGTTTGCAAACAGCCAGAACAACAAGCTGCTCTACGGGGAGCCCCCCAAGTCCCCCCGAGCCAACCGCAAGTTCTCGTCGCCGCCGCCGCTGTCCATCAGCAAGTCGTCGTCGCCCAGCCGCCGCAGGAAGCTGTCCCTCAACATCCCCATCATCACGGGCGGCAAGGCGCTGGACCTGGCGGcgctgagctgctcctccaaCGGCTACGCCGGCGTCTACTCCTCCATGGCCCCCTTCAGCAAGACCACTCTGGACATCAACAAGCTCTACGTGTCCAGTAGCTACCCCAACAAGATCCCGGACGAAGGGGAAGCGGCCTCGGAAAAGCACGAGGAGTCCCTGCCGGGCAAGCAGA gctCAGAGGTGTCTGTCAGGGAAGAGTCGGACACGGATCCCAACCACAGCGATGAAGCAGAGGCTGAAGCTTCCCCAACGAAATCTCCAACGACTCCCAAGTCCATCAAGTGCAAAAATTCATCAG ATTTCTCGCTGTTTTCCTACAACAACGGCATGGTCATGACGTCCTGCCGGGACCTGGACAGCACCCGCAGCGCCCTGTCTGCCACCTCCGCCTTCGCCATCGCCACGGCGGGGGCCAACGAGGGCACCCCCACCAAGGAGAAGTACCGCAGGATGTCCCTGGCCAGCGCAG GCTTCCCGACGGACCAGCGGAACGGGGACAAGGAGTTCGTGATCCGCAGAGCGGCCACCAACCGCGTGCTGAACGTGCTGCGGCACTGGGTGTCCAAACACTCCCAG GACTTTGAGACCAACGAGGAGCTGAAGTTCCGGGTGATTGGCTTCCTGGAGGAGGTCATCCACGACCCCGAGCTCCTGACGCAGGAGAGGAAAGCGGCCGCCAACATCATCAG GACCTTGACGCAGGAGGATCCAGGAGACAACCAGATCACCCTGGAGGAGGTTGTGCAGATG GCCGAGGGGGTCAAAGCAGAGCCCTTTGAAAACCATTCCGCCCTGGAGATCGCAGAACAGCTGACGCTGCTGGATCACCTGGTCTTCAAGAAGATCCCATATGA GGAATTCTTTGGGCAAGGCTGGATGAAGCTGGAGAAGAACGAGAGGACTCCGTACATCATGAAGAACACGAAGCACTTCAATGAT GTCAGCAACCTGATCGCGTCGGAGATCATCCGCAACGAGGAGATCAACGCGCGCGTCAGCGCCATCGAGAAGTGGGTGGCGGTGGCCGACATCTGCCGCTGCCTGCACAACTACAACGCCGTGCTGGAGATCACCTCCTCCCTCAACCGCAGTGCCATCTTCCGCCTCAAGAAAACCTGGCTCAAGGTCTCCAAGCAG ACGAAGGCTCTGATTGATAAGCTCCAGAAGCTGGTGTCGTCGGAGGGCAGGTTCAAGAACCTGAGGGAGGCACTGAAAAA TTGTGACCCCCCGTGTGTCCCCTACCTGGGCATGTACCTGACGGACCTGGCGTTCATCGAGGAGGGCACCCCGAACTACACCGAGGACGGCCTGGTGAACTTCTCCAAGATGAGGATG ATCTCACACATCATAAGGGAGATCCGCCAGTTCCAGCAAACCTCCTACAAGATCGAGCACCAGCCCAAG GTGACGCAGTACCTGCTGGACCAGTCGTGCGTGATGGACGAGGAGTCCCTGTACGAAGCTTCTCTGCGGATAGAGCCCAAGCTGCCTTCGTGA
- the RASGRF1 gene encoding ras-specific guanine nucleotide-releasing factor 1 isoform X3, with product MQKGMRLNDGHVAHLGLLAKKDGARRGYLSKRSADNTKWHTKWFALLQNMLFYFETDSSSRPSGLYLLEGCVCDRAPSPKPPLSAKDSLEKQHYFTVNFNHENQKSLELRTEDAKDCDEWVAAIAHASYRNLATEHEALMQKYLHLLQIVETEKTVAKQLRQQIEDGEIEIERLKAEIASLLKDHERIQASQSSAPSDDDSDIKKIKKVQSFLRGWLCRRKWKTIIQDYIRSPHADSMRKRNQVVFSMLEAEAEYVQQLHILVNNFLRPLRMAASSKKPPITHDDVSSIFLNSETIMFLHQIFYQGLKARISSWPTLVLADLFDILLPMLNIYQEFVRNHQYSLQILAHCKQNRDFDKLLKHYEAKPDCEERTLETFLTYPMFQIPRYILTLHELLAHTPHEHVERNSLDYAKSKLEELSRIMHDEVSETENIRKNLAIERMIIEGCEILLDTSQTFVRQGSLIQVPMSEKGKITRGRLGSLSLRKEGERQCFLFSKHLIICTRGSGGKLHLTKNGVISLIDCTLVEEPESTDEDAKTGQDIDHLDFKIVVEPKDSSSFTVILVASSRQEKAAWTSDISQCVDNIRCNGLMMNAFEENSKVTVPQMIKFSKTMNSCKVLQIRYASVERLLERLTDLRFLSIDFLNTFLHSYRVFTTALVVLDKLITIYKKPISAIPARSLELLFANSQNNKLLYGEPPKSPRANRKFSSPPPLSISKSSSPSRRRKLSLNIPIITGGKALDLAALSCSSNGYAGVYSSMAPFSKTTLDINKLYVSSSYPNKIPDEGEAASEKHEESLPGKQSSEVSVREESDTDPNHSDEAEAEASPTKSPTTPKSIKCKNSSDFSLFSYNNGMVMTSCRDLDSTRSALSATSAFAIATAGANEGTPTKEKYRRMSLASAVSGFPTDQRNGDKEFVIRRAATNRVLNVLRHWVSKHSQDFETNEELKFRVIGFLEEVIHDPELLTQERKAAANIIRTLTQEDPGDNQITLEEVVQMAEGVKAEPFENHSALEIAEQLTLLDHLVFKKIPYEEFFGQGWMKLEKNERTPYIMKNTKHFNDVSNLIASEIIRNEEINARVSAIEKWVAVADICRCLHNYNAVLEITSSLNRSAIFRLKKTWLKVSKQTKALIDKLQKLVSSEGRFKNLREALKNCDPPCVPYLGMYLTDLAFIEEGTPNYTEDGLVNFSKMRMISHIIREIRQFQQTSYKIEHQPKVTQYLLDQSCVMDEESLYEASLRIEPKLPS from the exons ATGCAGAAGGGGATGCGGCTCAATGACGGGCACGTCGcccacctggggctgctggcgAAGAAGGACGGGGCCCGGCGCGGATACCTGAGCAAGCGGAGCGCCGACAACACGAAATGGCACACCAAGTGGTTCGCGCTGCTCCAGAACATGCTCTTCTACTTCGAGACCGACTCCAGCTCCCGGCCCTCGGGGCTCTACCTGCTCGAGGGCTGCGTCTGCGACCGCGCGCCCTCCCCCAAGCCCCCCCTCTCGGCTAAGGACTCCCTGGAGAAGCAG CACTACTTCACCGTTAACTTCAACCATGAGAACCAGAAGAGCCTGGAGCTGAGGACGGAGGACGCCAAGGACTGCGACGAGTGGGTGGCAGCCATAGCTCACGCCAG CTACAGGAACCTGGCGACGGAGCACGAGGCGCTGATGCAGAAGTACCTCCATCTCCTGCAGATCGTGGAGACGGAGAAGACTGTTGCCAAGCAACTCCGGCAGCAGATCGAGGACGGGGAGATCGAGATCGAGCGCCTCAAGGCCGAG ATCGCGTCCCTGCTCAAGGACCACGAGCGCATCcaggccagccagagcagcGCGCCCAGCGACGACGACAGCGACATCAAGAAGATCAAGAAG GTGCAGAGCTTCCtgcggggctggctgtgccGGAGGAAGTGGAAGACCATCATTCAGGACTACATCAGGTCCCCCCACGCCGACAGCATGCGCAAGAGGAACCAGGTGGTGTTCAGCATGCTGGAGGCCGAGGCCGAGTAcgtccagcagctccacatcctggTCAACAACTTCCTGCGGCCGCTGCGCATGGCCGCCAGCTCCAAGAAGCCGCCCATCACCCACGACGACgtcagcagcattttcctcaaCAG CGAAACAATCATGTTTTTGCACCAAATTTTCTACCAAGGCCTGAAGGCACGGATCTCCAGCTGGCCCACGCTGGTGCTGG CCGACCTGTTCGAcatcctgctgcccatgctgaaCATCTACCAGGAGTTTGTGCGGAACCACCAGTACAGCCTGCAGATCCTGGCGCACTGCAAGCAGAACCGCGACTTCGACAAGCTGCTCAAGCACTACGAGGCCAAGCCTGACTGCGAGGAGAGGACCCTGGAGACCTTCCTCACCTACCCCATGTTCCAG atCCCCAGGTACATCCTGACCCTGCACGAGCTGCTGGCTCACACGCCCCACGAGCACGTGGAGAGGAACAGCCTGGATTATGCCAAGTCCAAGCTGGAAGAGCTGTCCAG GATCATGCACGATGAAGTGAGCGAGACTGAAAACATTCGGAAAAACCTGGCAATAGAGAGGATGATCATCGAGGGCTGTGAGATCCTGCTGGACACCAGCCAGACCTTCGTCAGACAAG GCTCCCTGATCCAGGTGCCGATGTCGGAGAAGGGCAAGATCACGCGGGGCCGGCTGGGCTCGCTGTCGCTCAGGAAGGAGGGCGAGCGCCAGTGCTTCCTCTTCTCCAAGCACCTCATCATCTGCACCCGCGGCTCCGGGGGCAAGCTGCACCTCACCAAG AACGGCGTGATCTCCCTGATCGACTGCACGCTGGTGGAGGAGCCCGAGAGCACCGACGAGGACG CCAAAACAGGACAAGACATTGACCACCTCGACTTCAAAATCGTGGTGGAGCCGAAGGATTCCTCATCTTTCACCGTCATCCTCGTGGCCTCGTCCAGGCAGGAGAAGGCTGCGTGGACCAGTGACATCAGCCAG TGCGTGGACAACATCCGCTGCAACGGGCTGATGATGAACGCCTTCGAGGAGAACTCCAAGGTCACCGTGCCCCAGATGATCAA GTTCAGTAAAACGATGAATTCCTGCAAGGTCCTGCAGATCCGCTATGCCAGTGTGGAGcggctgctggagaggctgaCGGACCTGCGCTTCCTGAGCATCGACTTCCTCAACACCTTCCTGCATTCCTACCGCGTCTTCACCACCGCCCTCGTCGTCCTCGACAAGCTCATCACCATCTACAAGAAGCCCATCAGCGCCATCCCTGCACG GTCCCTGGAGCTCCTGTTTGCAAACAGCCAGAACAACAAGCTGCTCTACGGGGAGCCCCCCAAGTCCCCCCGAGCCAACCGCAAGTTCTCGTCGCCGCCGCCGCTGTCCATCAGCAAGTCGTCGTCGCCCAGCCGCCGCAGGAAGCTGTCCCTCAACATCCCCATCATCACGGGCGGCAAGGCGCTGGACCTGGCGGcgctgagctgctcctccaaCGGCTACGCCGGCGTCTACTCCTCCATGGCCCCCTTCAGCAAGACCACTCTGGACATCAACAAGCTCTACGTGTCCAGTAGCTACCCCAACAAGATCCCGGACGAAGGGGAAGCGGCCTCGGAAAAGCACGAGGAGTCCCTGCCGGGCAAGCAGA gctCAGAGGTGTCTGTCAGGGAAGAGTCGGACACGGATCCCAACCACAGCGATGAAGCAGAGGCTGAAGCTTCCCCAACGAAATCTCCAACGACTCCCAAGTCCATCAAGTGCAAAAATTCATCAG ATTTCTCGCTGTTTTCCTACAACAACGGCATGGTCATGACGTCCTGCCGGGACCTGGACAGCACCCGCAGCGCCCTGTCTGCCACCTCCGCCTTCGCCATCGCCACGGCGGGGGCCAACGAGGGCACCCCCACCAAGGAGAAGTACCGCAGGATGTCCCTGGCCAGCGCAG TTTCAGGCTTCCCGACGGACCAGCGGAACGGGGACAAGGAGTTCGTGATCCGCAGAGCGGCCACCAACCGCGTGCTGAACGTGCTGCGGCACTGGGTGTCCAAACACTCCCAG GACTTTGAGACCAACGAGGAGCTGAAGTTCCGGGTGATTGGCTTCCTGGAGGAGGTCATCCACGACCCCGAGCTCCTGACGCAGGAGAGGAAAGCGGCCGCCAACATCATCAG GACCTTGACGCAGGAGGATCCAGGAGACAACCAGATCACCCTGGAGGAGGTTGTGCAGATG GCCGAGGGGGTCAAAGCAGAGCCCTTTGAAAACCATTCCGCCCTGGAGATCGCAGAACAGCTGACGCTGCTGGATCACCTGGTCTTCAAGAAGATCCCATATGA GGAATTCTTTGGGCAAGGCTGGATGAAGCTGGAGAAGAACGAGAGGACTCCGTACATCATGAAGAACACGAAGCACTTCAATGAT GTCAGCAACCTGATCGCGTCGGAGATCATCCGCAACGAGGAGATCAACGCGCGCGTCAGCGCCATCGAGAAGTGGGTGGCGGTGGCCGACATCTGCCGCTGCCTGCACAACTACAACGCCGTGCTGGAGATCACCTCCTCCCTCAACCGCAGTGCCATCTTCCGCCTCAAGAAAACCTGGCTCAAGGTCTCCAAGCAG ACGAAGGCTCTGATTGATAAGCTCCAGAAGCTGGTGTCGTCGGAGGGCAGGTTCAAGAACCTGAGGGAGGCACTGAAAAA TTGTGACCCCCCGTGTGTCCCCTACCTGGGCATGTACCTGACGGACCTGGCGTTCATCGAGGAGGGCACCCCGAACTACACCGAGGACGGCCTGGTGAACTTCTCCAAGATGAGGATG ATCTCACACATCATAAGGGAGATCCGCCAGTTCCAGCAAACCTCCTACAAGATCGAGCACCAGCCCAAG GTGACGCAGTACCTGCTGGACCAGTCGTGCGTGATGGACGAGGAGTCCCTGTACGAAGCTTCTCTGCGGATAGAGCCCAAGCTGCCTTCGTGA